The Mycobacterium sp. EPa45 genomic interval GCGCGCCCGCACGGCTGCGCACCGTTCACGAGACGTCGGCAGGCGGATTGGTGATCGACGGGATCGACGGGCCGCCCGAAGAGCAGGTGGCCGCGCTCATCGGGCGGGTCGACCGGCGCGGGCGAATGCTGTGGTCACTGCCCAAGGGTCATATCGAGCAAGGTGAGACCGCCGAAGAGACGGCGATCCGCGAGGTCGCCGAGGAGACCGGGATCCGCGGCCAGGTCCTGGCCGCGCTCGGCAGCATCGACTACTGGTTCGTCACCGAAGGCCGCCGCGTCCACAAGACGGTGCACCACTATCTCCTGCAGTTCTCCGGCGGTGAACTCTCCGATGAGGACGTAGAGGTCACCGAGGTGGCGTGGGTCCCGGTCGGAGAGCTCGCGAAACGGCTGGCGTACGCCGACGAACGCCGCCTGGCCGAAGTTGCCGGCGAGCTGATCCAGCTGTTGCAGTCCGACGGTCTGGCCGCACTGCCGCCGCTGCCGCGCACCACCCCTCGCCGGCGGCCGCAAACGCACTCGCACACCCGCAACCGTCGCTCCGATGACTCAGGGCCGCGTCAATCCGGTCCGCGGACGAACGGCTGCGGACCGGGAACGTGACCACGCCGAGGTGGGTCGGCAAACTGCCCCGGATCGTGCTGATCCTCGGTTTCCTTGCCGTACTCGCGATGCCAACGACCGCGCCGGCCGCCGCCGGTGAACCGGGGTCGGCGCCGTTCCTGCAAGTGCGGGTGGACAGCGTCACACCGGATCTCATCACCACGACCAGCGAGCCGACGGTCACCGTCACCGGCACTGTCACCAATGTCGGTGACCGTCCAGTTCGCGATGTCGTCGCCCGCCTCGAACGTGCTACAGCGGTGACCTCCTCGGCGGGGCTGCGCACCAACCTCGACGGCGCCAACGACCAGTTCCAGCCCGTTGGCGAATTCGCCACCGTCGCCCCCGAGATGCAGCGCGGCCAGGCGGTCGGATTCACGTTCAGTTATCCGCTCCGGTCACGCACCGCACCGTCACTGGGCATCGAACGCCCTGGGGTGTACCCGCTGCTGATCAATATCAACGGCACCCCGGACTACGGCGACGCCGCCCGCCTCGACGACGCGCGCTTCCTGCTGCCGGTTCTCGGCGTACCGCCGGACCCGACCAACACCTCGGCCGACACGCTGACCGATGTCGTGCCCCCCGACACCACCAAACCCGTTGCGGTGACCATGCTTTGGCCACTGGCCGACAAGCCGCGGCTGGCCCCCGGTGTCCCCGGCGGAAGTACACCGGTGCGGTTGATGAACGACGACCTGGCGGTGTCGCTCGCCGCGGGCGGCCGGCTGGACACGCTGCTTTCGGCTGTCGACTTCGCCACCACCCCGCCGGTGGATCCCGGCGGTGACACCGCCCGGGCGCTGTGTCTGGCGGTCGACCCCGACCTGTTGGTCACGGTCAACGCAATGACCGCCGGCTACGTCGTCTCCGACTCCCCCGACGGGCTCGGAACCGCCGCGCACCCCGGCACCGGACAGGCCGCGGCGGTGGCGTGGCTGGACAAGCTGCGCGCCCTGGCCAAACGGATGTGCGTCGCGCCGACGCCCTACGCGCAGGCCGACCTCGGCGCGCTGCAACGGGTGGGCGACGCCGGACTGAACTCCGCAGCGACCGTCAGCGCAGGCGACATCATCGATCAGATCCTCGGCATCACGTCGGTGCGCGGCGCGACGATCCTGGGCGACGGGCCGCTGACGCCCGCCGGGGTCGCATTGTTGAGCGGCCAAGGTCCGACGGTCGCGATCGCGGCCGCGAACTGCTCGGCGCAGGACTCCTCGACCGGGGCACCCATGATCGCCGACGTGGCCCCGCGACGGTTGTCACCGCAAGTGGTGCTGGCCCCGTTCGACCCGGCCGTCGGCGCCGCTCTGGCCGGCGTCGGGACCGACCCTGACCTGCCCACCTATCTGGACTCGTCGCTGACCGTTCCGCTCGACCACGACTCGATGGTCGCCCGCCGCCAGGACGCCATCGCGTCGATAATGTGGCGGGCCCTGCAGCCGGAGGCCGAACCGCGCGGCCAGATCCTCCTTCCCCCACTGAAGTGGAGCCCCCAGCCCAACGACGCGCAGTCAATGCTGACGGCACTGGCCACCACGATCCGCTCGGGGCTGGCTTTCGCCCGGCCGCTCGATGCGGTGATCACGCAATCGTCAACATCCGCGGCGGCCGCGAGCCCCGGCGCCGATCTCCTGCGGAATGCCCGCGGCGGGTTCGACGACGACGTCATCTCCACGATCACCGGGCAGGTCGGCCGGCTGTGGGGACTGACCGCGTCGCTGACCACCGACCCGCGCACCGGGCTGACCGGGCCGCAGTACACCGCGCCACTGCGGGAGGACATGCTGCGCGCCCTGAGCCAGACCGAACCGCCCGAGGACCGCAACAACCTGGCCCGCCACCGCCTCGGTGCGGTCGGAGCCACGATCAACGACCTCTTCGGGGCGGTGACAATCGTGAACCCCGGCGGCTCCTACACGCTGGCCACCGAACACAGCCCGCTGCCGCTCGCGGTCCGCAACGACCTCGCCGTCCCGATCCGGGTCCGCCTCCAGGTCGACGCGCCGCCCGGCATGACGGTCACCGACCTCGGTGAGCAGGAGATCCCGCCGGGATACCTGCCGCTGCGAATCCCGATCGAGGTGCACTTCACCCAGCGGGTCGCCGTCGACGTCACGCTGCGCACCCCGGACGGGCTGCAGCTCGGCGAGCCGGTGCGCCTGTCTGTGCACTCCAACGCCTACGGCAAGGTGCTGTTCGCGATCACCCTGATCGGCGCCACGGTGCTGGCCGCACTCGTCGGGCGCCGGCT includes:
- a CDS encoding DUF6049 family protein produces the protein MTTPRWVGKLPRIVLILGFLAVLAMPTTAPAAAGEPGSAPFLQVRVDSVTPDLITTTSEPTVTVTGTVTNVGDRPVRDVVARLERATAVTSSAGLRTNLDGANDQFQPVGEFATVAPEMQRGQAVGFTFSYPLRSRTAPSLGIERPGVYPLLININGTPDYGDAARLDDARFLLPVLGVPPDPTNTSADTLTDVVPPDTTKPVAVTMLWPLADKPRLAPGVPGGSTPVRLMNDDLAVSLAAGGRLDTLLSAVDFATTPPVDPGGDTARALCLAVDPDLLVTVNAMTAGYVVSDSPDGLGTAAHPGTGQAAAVAWLDKLRALAKRMCVAPTPYAQADLGALQRVGDAGLNSAATVSAGDIIDQILGITSVRGATILGDGPLTPAGVALLSGQGPTVAIAAANCSAQDSSTGAPMIADVAPRRLSPQVVLAPFDPAVGAALAGVGTDPDLPTYLDSSLTVPLDHDSMVARRQDAIASIMWRALQPEAEPRGQILLPPLKWSPQPNDAQSMLTALATTIRSGLAFARPLDAVITQSSTSAAAASPGADLLRNARGGFDDDVISTITGQVGRLWGLTASLTTDPRTGLTGPQYTAPLREDMLRALSQTEPPEDRNNLARHRLGAVGATINDLFGAVTIVNPGGSYTLATEHSPLPLAVRNDLAVPIRVRLQVDAPPGMTVTDLGEQEIPPGYLPLRIPIEVHFTQRVAVDVTLRTPDGLQLGEPVRLSVHSNAYGKVLFAITLIGATVLAALVGRRLYHRFRGQPDPADLDRPRRATAEGRE
- a CDS encoding NUDIX hydrolase produces the protein MSDGEQAKPRRRRGRRRGRRAAGPATPSPADAGVAESSDVAAASPAANATNGQPRPGKPGRPRSPRRAPARLRTVHETSAGGLVIDGIDGPPEEQVAALIGRVDRRGRMLWSLPKGHIEQGETAEETAIREVAEETGIRGQVLAALGSIDYWFVTEGRRVHKTVHHYLLQFSGGELSDEDVEVTEVAWVPVGELAKRLAYADERRLAEVAGELIQLLQSDGLAALPPLPRTTPRRRPQTHSHTRNRRSDDSGPRQSGPRTNGCGPGT